One Sulfoacidibacillus ferrooxidans DNA window includes the following coding sequences:
- a CDS encoding recombinase family protein, whose translation MANYPINLHAVALYLRKSRADLEAEKRGEGETLSKHRRALYTLAAKYNYPIVDTFEEIVSGERIIDRPEMQLLLHEVEQNRYQAVLCMDIDRLGRGNMMDQGMIQDLFKRTQTLIITPRKVYDLQNEMDEEWSEFEAFMARRELKMITRRMQRGRRQSALEGKSVSRKPPYGYLRDATLHLVPDPVTAPIVQMIYSLAVDGHGAQYISNHLTKLGIKSPNGHDHWDRSTIYSILNNPVYQGHIRWGHYRHQKNTKRNTGYVRTLADEQTRVMTYHAHEPLVDSQMYSRYLEKRSKQPSVPLSKTLTNPLAGLVICALCGRTMMRKKTYNRPHNRLLCATPGCKTRGTHFEWVEQRVLQTVQEMLSGMQLAPDILLTTSHSKQPEFTWFDHHIHQLRAMITQTQKQLVHLHDLLEQGVYDSSTFESRQTLLQQRLLLLEHDLVIATDEREQVVHADTLPLTHNLQDLNPWTLYQMTPSCEFKNKLLKLFITRITYTREKTWKEPDHFHLDIFSRW comes from the coding sequence GTGGCAAACTATCCAATCAATCTGCATGCTGTAGCCCTTTATTTGCGTAAATCACGTGCCGATCTGGAGGCTGAGAAACGCGGAGAGGGTGAAACTCTATCGAAACACAGACGGGCATTGTATACTCTTGCAGCAAAGTATAACTATCCAATTGTAGACACTTTCGAGGAAATTGTCTCAGGTGAACGCATCATTGACCGTCCAGAAATGCAACTACTACTCCATGAAGTCGAGCAGAATCGTTATCAAGCCGTCCTATGCATGGATATTGACCGCTTAGGACGTGGAAATATGATGGATCAAGGCATGATTCAAGATCTCTTTAAACGCACACAAACACTCATCATCACGCCGCGTAAAGTCTACGATTTGCAAAATGAGATGGATGAAGAGTGGAGTGAATTTGAAGCATTTATGGCTCGTCGTGAGCTAAAAATGATTACGCGCAGAATGCAGCGTGGAAGACGTCAAAGTGCCCTTGAAGGAAAGAGCGTGAGTCGCAAACCACCCTATGGTTATCTGCGTGACGCTACTCTACATCTTGTACCAGATCCAGTTACTGCGCCAATTGTGCAGATGATCTATTCACTTGCAGTAGATGGGCACGGCGCCCAATATATCAGCAACCATTTAACGAAACTGGGCATCAAATCCCCCAATGGCCATGATCATTGGGATCGTTCCACCATTTATTCCATCTTAAATAATCCGGTCTATCAAGGACATATTCGTTGGGGACACTATCGTCACCAGAAAAACACGAAAAGGAATACTGGTTATGTGCGCACACTTGCAGATGAGCAAACTAGAGTCATGACCTATCACGCACATGAGCCGCTAGTCGATTCGCAAATGTATAGTCGATACTTAGAAAAGCGCAGCAAGCAGCCTAGCGTCCCCCTTAGTAAGACGCTAACAAACCCATTAGCAGGACTGGTCATTTGCGCACTGTGTGGTCGTACCATGATGAGAAAAAAAACATACAACCGTCCGCACAATCGTCTGCTTTGTGCAACTCCAGGGTGCAAGACTCGCGGCACCCATTTCGAATGGGTAGAACAACGCGTCTTACAAACGGTACAAGAGATGCTTTCTGGAATGCAATTAGCGCCAGACATCCTACTAACAACGAGCCACTCAAAGCAACCGGAGTTTACGTGGTTTGATCATCACATTCATCAACTTCGTGCTATGATCACACAAACTCAAAAACAGTTAGTACACCTTCACGATCTTCTGGAACAAGGAGTATATGATTCTTCTACTTTTGAGTCTAGACAAACGTTATTACAACAGCGGTTGTTACTTCTAGAACATGATCTAGTCATTGCCACGGACGAGCGCGAACAGGTCGTACACGCAGATACGCTACCACTTACCCACAATCTACAAGACTTAAACCCATGGACACTGTACCAAATGACACCTTCTTGCGAATTCAAAAACAAACTCCTCAAACTTTTTATTACACGCATCACCTATACACGAGAAAAAACGTGGAAAGAACCTGATCACTTTCACCTAGACATCTTTTCAAGATGGTAA
- a CDS encoding penicillin-binding transpeptidase domain-containing protein codes for MSVRREERPVKRRMPRRIQGMFLATVLASGALLVRLGYMQITENQLFQSQVSTQNYDTIPIPGPRGWIYDSEGNVLAADKADFNIVFIRYPNDLASASLIAKRLSPVLKTPANTLLYDMTTSKPGFATVTLVQNASPVELAYVAEHRNSLPGVTMITTPVRVYPKGYEAAHEIGYIGPIPQQDAAQYASEGYDPNSLVGLSGLEEQYQSVLRGKAGAEKIPVDPAGVPLAGGTIHLPAHAGDNIVLNLDGPLEKVAEKALIDRINYLHTLGEPNVYSGTIVVLNVHTGAVLAMASYPTYKPEWWMGGISPQHYQEYLQNDAGLNTAVSGLYMPGSCEKPLTAFAALMNHEISPTLKVDDTGGLQIGTYYMKNWNQAGFGVIGLREALEVSDDTYFYQVGLDMGHFNVNNPPQNMESWLTGPRVAALKQISSMGKQFGLTSPTGIDLPDEATGYVTIANPPTLYDLPAAAIGQEEAYSTIGLATYVAAIANGGYRYQPEMVHEITSSTGHVVKVYQPHLIDKVDVDQKYINLIKQGMELATHGSLGTATYFFGNDPINVAAKTGTAESGIPGRNNSVFIGFAPYNNPEIAVAAVIPNVTGEGFRAATPMAKTVIDAYFAQQAQLAAKAKSTHS; via the coding sequence GTGAGTGTAAGGCGCGAAGAACGTCCGGTGAAACGCCGTATGCCAAGGCGAATTCAAGGTATGTTTCTCGCAACCGTGTTGGCAAGTGGTGCGCTATTGGTTCGTTTAGGTTATATGCAGATCACAGAAAACCAACTATTTCAATCACAGGTCTCTACGCAAAACTACGATACCATTCCAATTCCTGGACCGCGTGGTTGGATCTATGATAGCGAAGGTAATGTACTAGCTGCTGATAAAGCAGATTTCAATATCGTATTTATCCGTTATCCAAATGATCTGGCGTCTGCATCATTGATTGCAAAACGATTGTCACCTGTATTAAAAACGCCTGCAAACACGTTGCTATATGATATGACGACTTCCAAACCTGGATTTGCAACAGTGACGCTTGTCCAAAATGCATCGCCGGTAGAGCTAGCCTATGTGGCAGAGCATCGCAATTCATTGCCTGGCGTGACCATGATTACAACTCCTGTACGCGTGTATCCAAAAGGCTATGAAGCGGCACATGAGATCGGGTATATTGGCCCAATCCCACAACAAGATGCTGCACAGTATGCAAGCGAAGGATATGATCCTAATTCTTTGGTGGGCTTATCTGGTTTAGAAGAGCAGTATCAGAGCGTACTGCGTGGAAAAGCTGGTGCTGAAAAGATCCCCGTGGATCCAGCTGGTGTGCCATTAGCTGGAGGTACAATTCATTTACCAGCGCATGCAGGGGATAATATTGTACTAAATCTCGATGGGCCACTTGAAAAAGTAGCTGAGAAGGCTTTGATCGATCGAATTAATTATCTGCATACATTGGGTGAACCTAATGTATACTCCGGTACGATTGTGGTATTAAATGTGCATACTGGTGCTGTACTTGCTATGGCCAGTTACCCGACATATAAACCAGAGTGGTGGATGGGCGGGATATCTCCACAGCATTATCAGGAATATCTACAAAATGATGCAGGGTTAAATACTGCAGTGTCTGGACTTTATATGCCAGGTTCTTGTGAAAAACCGCTAACAGCATTTGCAGCCCTGATGAATCATGAGATCTCACCTACCTTAAAGGTAGATGACACGGGTGGTTTGCAAATCGGGACATACTATATGAAGAACTGGAACCAGGCTGGTTTTGGTGTTATTGGATTGCGTGAAGCGCTAGAAGTGTCAGATGACACGTATTTTTATCAAGTAGGGCTTGACATGGGCCATTTTAATGTCAATAATCCACCACAAAATATGGAGTCTTGGTTGACAGGACCGCGGGTTGCTGCACTGAAGCAAATCTCTTCGATGGGCAAGCAGTTTGGACTAACAAGCCCAACTGGTATTGATCTTCCAGATGAGGCGACTGGCTACGTTACCATTGCGAATCCACCTACGTTATACGATCTTCCAGCTGCTGCTATCGGTCAGGAAGAAGCGTATTCTACGATCGGACTAGCCACGTATGTTGCAGCGATTGCAAACGGTGGGTACCGGTATCAACCAGAGATGGTGCACGAGATCACCTCGTCCACAGGACATGTGGTCAAAGTGTATCAACCACATTTGATTGATAAAGTGGATGTGGATCAAAAGTATATCAATCTCATTAAACAGGGAATGGAACTTGCAACACATGGCTCACTTGGGACAGCCACATACTTTTTTGGCAACGATCCAATTAATGTGGCAGCAAAAACTGGGACTGCTGAGAGCGGGATTCCCGGGCGTAATAACTCTGTATTTATTGGTTTTGCACCGTATAATAATCCAGAGATTGCAGTTGCAGCTGTTATTCCAAACGTGACTGGTGAAGGTTTTAGAGCAGCAACTCCAATGGCGAAAACAGTCATCGATGCTTATTTTGCACAGCAGGCACAACTTGCAGCAAAGGCAAAATCCACACATTCATAA
- a CDS encoding MFS transporter gives MATLNDERGSSPVIFVVAYVLFAFTIGSAWFIMAPIVPELIGHLHSSLSSVLMFLSLYGFAMIVFSMPAAWWARKDGIAPVLRAAIVLSFVGLGGRIFAPSYSWYLVAQAIAAIAYPLLISPVGAVVRQAHMTHVKTVTGLTIGMLFFGMAAGAYMGPTLHALFGYTGVLVVVWLVNAIVGLFLFVSLNHLPRFEEPASEPMRIVFGSPRWWWVGLAIAATSVMFGGIAVSALLHLHVANAPRLGATLTALTFLGSGIGAILFPLLADFMGRSGVWQVVLIALTTLLTLLVVLEFTGVWVVSVAAIQLIFLLLGVFGNGCYALSLSATAEAARETRGAGVQTAGFSMASNVGVAILPPVLGPLVIVMPAIFGIVTVAILGIAVANVIVNVRHS, from the coding sequence GTGGCAACGTTGAACGATGAACGGGGATCTTCTCCTGTTATATTTGTGGTTGCGTACGTGTTATTTGCTTTTACTATAGGATCTGCTTGGTTTATTATGGCTCCGATTGTTCCAGAACTGATCGGGCATCTGCACTCTTCCTTGAGCTCTGTGCTCATGTTTTTATCACTCTATGGGTTCGCTATGATTGTATTTAGTATGCCAGCTGCTTGGTGGGCGCGCAAAGACGGAATTGCACCTGTGTTGCGTGCGGCTATTGTTCTTTCATTTGTCGGGTTAGGTGGACGTATCTTTGCTCCATCGTATAGTTGGTACCTCGTCGCGCAAGCGATCGCAGCGATTGCTTATCCACTACTCATTTCTCCAGTAGGTGCTGTGGTGCGGCAAGCTCATATGACGCACGTTAAGACAGTCACAGGACTTACGATTGGCATGCTGTTTTTTGGGATGGCAGCTGGTGCCTATATGGGTCCTACCTTGCATGCCCTTTTTGGATATACAGGAGTTCTCGTCGTCGTATGGCTTGTCAATGCTATTGTTGGACTTTTCTTATTTGTGTCCCTCAATCATTTGCCAAGGTTTGAAGAGCCTGCGTCGGAACCGATGCGAATCGTATTTGGTTCGCCGCGGTGGTGGTGGGTGGGACTCGCCATTGCTGCGACAAGTGTTATGTTTGGTGGCATTGCCGTGAGTGCGCTACTGCATCTGCACGTAGCCAATGCACCACGACTAGGCGCTACATTGACTGCATTAACGTTCCTAGGGTCGGGGATTGGGGCCATTCTCTTCCCTCTGCTAGCTGACTTTATGGGACGTTCTGGTGTTTGGCAAGTAGTACTTATTGCTTTGACGACATTGCTGACTTTGCTCGTAGTTCTTGAATTTACAGGAGTATGGGTCGTCTCGGTAGCTGCTATACAACTTATTTTTCTCTTGCTCGGAGTATTTGGGAATGGATGCTACGCACTATCGCTCAGTGCGACTGCCGAAGCGGCACGAGAGACACGCGGTGCTGGTGTGCAAACGGCAGGGTTTAGCATGGCTTCTAATGTGGGAGTTGCGATTTTACCGCCTGTACTTGGTCCGCTCGTGATTGTAATGCCCGCTATATTTGGTATCGTTACGGTGGCTATTTTGGGAATTGCTGTGGCAAATGTCATCGTCAATGTGCGCCATAGCTAA
- a CDS encoding bifunctional folylpolyglutamate synthase/dihydrofolate synthase → MFTRFYDAVSYVFSSYSRSKPYRVDGLDRDTRNPQHTRLLLDAVGSPDRVQRNIKVTGSKGKGSTSRMIAQLLEEQGYRVGLFTSPHLIDFTERIRIDRKAIPEADFMRLLSDIEEPIERMLQHMQPHEYFGPVGLTAVVAMLYFAECHTDVNVIELGRGARYDDVNMVQGEFAVVTPIMYEHPEQLGPLLDDIAHNKAGIITPELSGVVIGRQVNIADSILRTESSRNGVPLQALGSDMDVVHVQTTGYATIFDVHTKHEEYKDVQVPLLGRHQADNAAVAITVVEWFVGGALDVQNVKNALMQVAIPGRCQMLDSTPKVLIDGAINRESAEYVREVLHTLRYSRLHLIVAVPQDKDYQGVLHVLAPLCQELWITTVHNPHLAFPKDAREIGSLFVTTHEVQHVKEAIEQASKTVGSDGLVAIVGTQSLVGEALMYFGVNTRDL, encoded by the coding sequence GTGTTCACGCGGTTTTACGATGCCGTATCGTATGTTTTTTCAAGTTATTCTCGGTCTAAACCATATCGTGTTGATGGTTTAGACCGAGACACACGCAATCCACAGCATACGAGACTATTGTTAGATGCGGTGGGTAGTCCTGATCGAGTACAACGCAATATTAAAGTGACCGGCAGTAAAGGGAAAGGCTCAACTTCTCGCATGATTGCGCAGTTGCTCGAGGAGCAAGGCTATCGTGTTGGACTTTTTACAAGCCCCCATTTAATCGATTTCACTGAGCGTATTCGCATCGATCGTAAAGCAATCCCAGAAGCAGACTTTATGCGCTTACTATCAGATATAGAGGAACCGATAGAACGCATGCTACAGCACATGCAACCGCATGAGTACTTTGGTCCTGTGGGTCTCACTGCTGTTGTTGCGATGCTCTATTTTGCAGAGTGTCACACTGATGTCAATGTGATCGAACTGGGGCGTGGTGCACGCTATGATGATGTCAATATGGTGCAGGGAGAATTTGCAGTAGTTACTCCCATTATGTATGAACATCCAGAACAATTAGGTCCGTTATTAGATGACATCGCACATAATAAGGCAGGCATTATAACGCCCGAATTATCTGGTGTGGTGATTGGTCGACAGGTGAATATTGCCGATTCCATTTTGCGTACTGAAAGTTCCCGTAACGGAGTGCCATTGCAAGCTCTGGGATCAGATATGGATGTCGTCCATGTTCAGACAACAGGATATGCTACCATCTTTGATGTACATACCAAGCATGAAGAATATAAAGATGTGCAAGTGCCGTTATTAGGAAGGCATCAGGCAGATAATGCAGCTGTTGCGATTACTGTGGTCGAGTGGTTTGTGGGTGGTGCACTCGATGTGCAAAATGTAAAAAATGCCTTGATGCAAGTGGCTATTCCCGGCAGATGTCAAATGTTAGATAGCACTCCTAAAGTGCTGATTGATGGTGCGATTAATCGAGAAAGTGCCGAGTATGTACGTGAGGTACTTCATACACTCCGCTACTCGCGCTTGCATCTGATCGTTGCAGTTCCGCAAGATAAGGATTACCAGGGGGTACTGCACGTTCTTGCGCCACTATGTCAGGAGTTATGGATCACTACCGTCCATAATCCGCATCTAGCTTTTCCAAAAGATGCGCGAGAGATAGGTTCTTTATTTGTAACGACACATGAGGTGCAGCATGTGAAAGAGGCCATTGAACAAGCTTCCAAAACAGTTGGCTCAGATGGTCTTGTTGCCATTGTGGGAACGCAATCACTGGTTGGGGAAGCACTCATGTATTTTGGAGTGAACACACGAGATTTGTAG